The proteins below come from a single Tissierella sp. MB52-C2 genomic window:
- the acpP gene encoding acyl carrier protein — MAYKKIKEIIATQFNVDEDEITKDTSFKDTLNADSLDLVELVMALEDEFGLEVEDEDMENIKTVGDAVEYITNALEE; from the coding sequence ATGGCTTATAAAAAAATAAAGGAAATAATTGCTACACAATTTAACGTTGATGAGGATGAGATTACAAAAGATACTTCATTTAAAGACACTTTAAATGCCGATTCTTTAGATTTAGTAGAGTTAGTTATGGCATTGGAAGATGAATTTGGACTTGAAGTTGAAGATGAAGATATGGAAAACATAAAAACTGTAGGAGATGCAGTTGAATATATTACAAATGCTTTAGAAGAATAA
- the plsX gene encoding phosphate acyltransferase PlsX encodes MKIIVDAMGGDNAPVEIVRGTIDAVNEYGINAILVGKSNVIEIELEKYDYAKEKVEIINADDVITNDDNPAMAIRRKKNSSMVVGSKALVDGLGDGFLSAGSTGALLASGMFIIKRIDGIDRAALSVMYPTLKGFSLLLDAGANVDCKPEYLHQFALMGSIYMEHVMGINSPTVGLVNIGEEKGKGNLLSKETYELIEKSNLNFKGNIEARELPNGDVDIIVADGFVGNIVLKLTEGMAMSIFSILKEEFTKNFKTKISAGLLKPELRNIKGRMDYREHGGAPLLGLKKPVVKAHGSSDALAIKNAIRQLIKFIDKDVIKIIEDNKHLLNNNLEVDDNGL; translated from the coding sequence ATGAAAATTATTGTTGATGCTATGGGTGGAGATAATGCACCAGTTGAAATAGTTAGAGGAACTATAGATGCTGTAAATGAATATGGTATTAATGCCATATTAGTAGGCAAGAGTAATGTCATAGAAATCGAGTTAGAAAAATATGATTATGCGAAAGAGAAAGTGGAAATCATAAATGCAGATGACGTAATAACCAATGATGATAATCCGGCTATGGCAATTAGAAGGAAGAAAAACTCGTCTATGGTAGTAGGCTCTAAAGCATTGGTAGATGGGCTGGGAGATGGCTTTTTATCTGCAGGAAGTACAGGAGCTTTATTGGCTTCAGGAATGTTTATAATTAAGAGAATAGATGGCATAGATAGAGCAGCTTTATCAGTAATGTATCCTACCTTAAAAGGATTTTCTTTATTATTAGATGCAGGTGCTAATGTGGATTGCAAGCCTGAGTATTTACATCAATTTGCTCTAATGGGATCTATTTATATGGAACATGTTATGGGAATAAATTCACCGACAGTGGGACTTGTAAACATAGGTGAAGAAAAAGGTAAGGGAAATTTATTATCTAAAGAAACCTATGAGTTAATAGAAAAATCAAATTTAAACTTCAAAGGAAATATTGAAGCGAGGGAATTACCAAATGGAGATGTGGATATTATAGTAGCTGATGGATTTGTAGGAAATATAGTGCTAAAGCTGACTGAAGGAATGGCTATGTCTATTTTCTCAATATTAAAAGAAGAGTTTACAAAGAATTTTAAGACTAAGATAAGTGCAGGTTTGTTAAAGCCAGAACTAAGGAACATAAAGGGAAGAATGGACTATAGAGAACATGGCGGAGCTCCTTTACTAGGATTAAAAAAACCAGTAGTAAAGGCTCATGGTAGTTCAGATGCCCTTGCAATTAAAAATGCTATTAGACAATTAATAAAGTTTATTGATAAAGATGTAATAAAAATAATTGAAGACAATAAGCATTTACTAAATAATAATTTGGAGGTTGATGATAATGGCTTATAA
- the rpmF gene encoding 50S ribosomal protein L32: MAVPKRKTSKARRDKRRASSYRLNKATVVECPQCHEPKQPHRVCRSCGYYKNREVIAVE, translated from the coding sequence ATGGCAGTACCAAAGCGTAAAACTTCTAAAGCTAGAAGGGATAAAAGAAGAGCTTCTTCTTATAGACTAAACAAAGCTACAGTTGTTGAGTGTCCACAATGTCATGAACCAAAACAACCACATAGAGTTTGTAGATCATGTGGCTATTACAAAAACAGGGAAGTTATAGCAGTAGAATAA